A genomic segment from Brienomyrus brachyistius isolate T26 chromosome 9, BBRACH_0.4, whole genome shotgun sequence encodes:
- the LOC125748303 gene encoding uncharacterized protein LOC125748303: MACYHENQKCVLNSDKSPSKWHDHRTHSFSAQKEDTEESAGNEEERRREQTPIDYFRQYLDWDTWEEIVTCNTGWPDFPTTVTAKEVAQFVGIHIAMGTLKFPDMRLYWQDLTRVPLIADSMPATRFFQLACKLRLGRRSRDSDTPTDADLVGTSGNRDRSDENRQSLRDIHAERLACTSALAFHAGVPEIICSLSNSNTLTQTLTSTGRPDHSENGKKARNGKALESLAITQMPSVHHPGTMKIDHIHQTHNHTHNITRETSLSDIALQHQSETGSSSSHHGATHKTKTTENIPEIKKSNGGTDPLWRVRALLERVRAGCLALNREGNYGIDEYPIHLGRPIRRMSFSNRPPTLNCAVLVGTGGFILDFNLNVDDSRKEDMVEKMVPRNKENGEGAVFLCKEELATPAVVEHLLSAGVRSAARVGEVSGGMGNEFVSSDGKLTLFRCAQGFVLSTLRKRPSSKLSVVEEFERAQKVVQLNRELLSLYCTPLSASSPTCWPQSVLWHLTDMALVNSWLQYRIDHQQLKEPMKLMTFRLEVAKALILSNASDSPSSTPPPPPTPLPSQDSILSPSPTPYPTAHTPDDIFRYDGLGHWPEQVSQGEGGKCRFGGCDQTSRVRCLKCCVFLCISQNNNCFLKFHSKEKD, translated from the exons ATGGCTTGTTACCATGAGAACCAAAAATGTGTACTCAACTCTGACAAAAGCCCAAGCAAATGGCATGACCATAGGACACACAG tTTCTCAGCCCAAAAAGAAGACACTGAAGAATCAGCAGGAAAtgaagaagagagaagaagggaacagacCCCTATAGATTATTTCAGACAGTATTTGGACTGGGATACATGGGAAGAAATTGTCACTTGCAACACGGGTTGGCCAGATTTCCCCACCACAGTCACTGCCAAAGAGGTGGCTCAGTTTGTTGGCATTCACATTGCAATGGGAACCTTGAAG TTCCCCGACATGCGGCTGTACTGGCAGGACCTTACCCGAGTGCCCTTGATTGCCGATTCCATGCCTGCCACCCGATTCTTCCAGTTGGCTTGCAAGCTCAGGCTGGGACGCCGAAGTAGGGACTCTGATACCCCTACCGATGCAGACCTCGTGGGCACCAGTGGGAACAGAGACCGATCTGATGAAAACAGGCAATCATTAAGGGACATTCATGCAGAAAGACTTGCGTGCACATCTGCATTGGCTTTCCATGCAGGTGTACCAGAGATTATTTGCAGTCTTAGCAATTCCAACACACTTACTCAAACACTTACATCCACAGGCCGACCTGACCACAGTGAAAACGGTAAGAAAGCCAGGAATGGGAAAGCTTTAGAATCGCTCGCCATCACTCAGATGCCTTCAGTGCATCATCCTGGCACAATGAAAATTGACCATATCCACCAAACACACAATCATACACATAATATAACACGAGAAACCAGTCTCAGTGATATTGCTTTACAACACCAAAGTGAGACGGGCAGCTCAAGTTCCCATCACGGAGCAacacataaaacaaaaacaactgaGAACATCCCCGAAATCAAGAAATCTAATGGTGGCACTGACCCACTGTGGAGGGTAAGAGCATTGCTTGAGAGAGTTCGAGCAGGCTGTCTGGCACTGAATCGAGAAGGAAACTATGGAATTGATGAATACCCTATTCATTTGGGTCGGCCGATAAGAAGGATGTCCTTCAGCAACCGTCCTCCCACGTTAAACTGTGCTGTCCTTGTTGGGACTGGTGGTTTCATTCTAGATTTTAATTTGAATGTGGATGACTCCAGAAAGGAGGATATGGTAGAGAAAATGGTCCCCAGGAATAAAGAGAATGGGGAGGGAGCAGTATTCCTCTGCAAAGAGGAGCTTGCTACCCCTGCTGTGGTGGAGCACCTTCTGTCAGCTGGTGTCAGAAGTGCAGCCAGGGTAGGAGAAGTAAGTGGAGGGATGGGGAATGAATTTGTTAGTTCTGATGGAAAGCTGACATTATTTCGATGTGCACAGGGTTTTGTTCTCTCTACTTTAAGGAAAAGGCCGTCATCAAAGTTGTCAGTTGTGGAGGAGTTTGAGAGAGCTCAGAAGGTAGTGCAACTGAACAGAGAACTCTTAAGTCTGTACTGCACCCCTCTGTCGGCTTCCTCCCCAACCTGCTGGCCGCAGTCTGTGCTCTGGCACCTCACTGACATGGCTCTAGTGAACTCATGGCTACAGTACAGAATAGatcaccaacagctgaaggaGCCAATGAAGCTTATGACGTTTCGCTTAGAGGTGGCCAAAGCGTTAATTCTGTCAAATGCTTCTGACAGCCCCAGTTCAAcacctcctcccccacccactccACTCCCCAGTCAAGACTCTATCTTGTCTCCTTCACCTACCCCTTATCCAACAGCCCACACTCCAGATGACATTTTCCGGTATGATGGTCTTGGACACTGGCCGGAGCAGGTGTCCCAGGGTGAGGGGGGTAAGTGCAGGTTTGGAGGCTGCGACCAAACATCCCGGGTCCGCTGCCTCAAATGCTGTGTATTTCTCTGCATCTCGCAGAATAACAACTGCTTCCTTAAATTCCACAGCAAGGAGAAAGATTGA
- the znf576.2 gene encoding zinc finger protein 576.2 isoform X1, with amino-acid sequence MDPDMIKIEEVVVGEATTERPGEMASNEQAQPYTTTLILQEPAATPAAQPYQHENLQCFQCFITFCNSKAKERHMKKSHREEYKQQLQQCDTLFTCYVCDRTFPSSEELTQHQGTHNKEDKPFKCPHCPESFRTFSELTSHRRQVCPERQFSCRDCGESFRGPALLRSHRLAQHPPRSEADQDGDDTTKTHRCGKCGRGFETEAELLQHQENHAGDQHCNGRAPAKRKGRPPKTEEAANGEKMGKRRKKAGEGEEGDESSVSNHAEAAVAAPVVAAPAATAPAAEAKGKTGARRGRPPKVVQGAEAKVGQAQADNKKAARQHPCPDCKLSFPGLAQLRLHKKEKHSRPPPPRKAYPCGECEESFARPEQLEAHMARAHCAGRHACPTCGKSFGRESNLKAHRQAHTEEGVAAEGGRR; translated from the exons ATGGACCCGGATATGATTAAAATAGAGGAGGTTGTGGTGGGTGAAGCGACCACTGAGAGACCTGGGGAGATGGCATCAAATGAACAGGCACAGCCCTACACAACCACGCTTATCCTCCAGGAACCTGCCGCCACCCCAGCCGCCCAGCCAT ACCAGCATGAGAACCTGCAGTGTTTTCAGTGTTTTATTACCTTCTGCAACTCTAAAGCCAAGGAGCGGCACATGAAGAAGAGCCACCGCGAGGAGTACAAGCAGCAGCTTCAGCAG TGTGACACACTTTTCACCTGCTATGTGTGTGACCGCACATTCCCATCCTCTGAGGAGCTGACGCAGCACCAGGGGACTCACAACAAGGAGGATAAGCCTTTCAAGTGCCCCCACTGTCCAGAGAGTTTCCGCACCTTCTCTGAG CTGACATCACATCGAAGGCAAGTTTGTCCAGAAAGGCAGTTTTCATGCCGGGACTGTGGGGAGTCTTTCCGGGGTCCGGCCCTGCTGCGGAGTCACCGCTTAGCCCAACACCCGCCCCGCTCCGAGGCTGACCAGGACGGTGACGACACTACCAAGACCCACCGGTGTGGGAAGTGTGGCCGAGGGTTTGAGACAGAGGCTGAGCTCCTGCAGCACCAAGAAAATCACGCCGGGGACCAGCACTGCAATGGCAGAGCCCCCGCCAAGAGGAAGGGGCGTCCCCCTAAGACCGAGGAAGCAGCTAATGGGGAGAAGATGGGGAAGCGGAGGAAGAAGGCAGGGGAGGGTGAGGAAGGAGATGAGTCGAGCGTGAGCAATCATGCAGAAGCAGCGGTGGCCGCGCCAGTGGTGGCTGCACCAGCGGCGACTGCACCAGCAGCCGAGGCAAAGGGGAAGACAGGTGCCCGACGTGGGAGGCCTCCCAAGGTCGTCCAGGGGGCTGAGGCCAAAGTGGGCCAAGCCCAGGCCGACAACAAGAAAGCGGCCCGTCAGCACCCCTGCCCCGACTGCAAGCTTTCTTTTCCAGGCCTAGCCCAGCTGCGGCTTCACAAGAAGGAGAAGCACAGCCGGCCACCGCCCCCACGCAAGGCCTACCCATGTGGGGAATGTGAGGAGAGTTTCGCGCGGCCAGAGCAGCTGGAGGCACACATGGCACGGGCCCACTGCGCTGGCCGTCACGCCTGCCCCACCTGCGGCAAGAGCTTCGGCAGGGAGAGCAACCTGAAGGCACACCGGCAAGCGCACACCGAGGAGGGTGTGGCTGCCGAAGGAGGGAGGAGATAA
- the znf576.2 gene encoding zinc finger protein 576.2 isoform X2, translating to MASNEQAQPYTTTLILQEPAATPAAQPYQHENLQCFQCFITFCNSKAKERHMKKSHREEYKQQLQQCDTLFTCYVCDRTFPSSEELTQHQGTHNKEDKPFKCPHCPESFRTFSELTSHRRQVCPERQFSCRDCGESFRGPALLRSHRLAQHPPRSEADQDGDDTTKTHRCGKCGRGFETEAELLQHQENHAGDQHCNGRAPAKRKGRPPKTEEAANGEKMGKRRKKAGEGEEGDESSVSNHAEAAVAAPVVAAPAATAPAAEAKGKTGARRGRPPKVVQGAEAKVGQAQADNKKAARQHPCPDCKLSFPGLAQLRLHKKEKHSRPPPPRKAYPCGECEESFARPEQLEAHMARAHCAGRHACPTCGKSFGRESNLKAHRQAHTEEGVAAEGGRR from the exons ATGGCATCAAATGAACAGGCACAGCCCTACACAACCACGCTTATCCTCCAGGAACCTGCCGCCACCCCAGCCGCCCAGCCAT ACCAGCATGAGAACCTGCAGTGTTTTCAGTGTTTTATTACCTTCTGCAACTCTAAAGCCAAGGAGCGGCACATGAAGAAGAGCCACCGCGAGGAGTACAAGCAGCAGCTTCAGCAG TGTGACACACTTTTCACCTGCTATGTGTGTGACCGCACATTCCCATCCTCTGAGGAGCTGACGCAGCACCAGGGGACTCACAACAAGGAGGATAAGCCTTTCAAGTGCCCCCACTGTCCAGAGAGTTTCCGCACCTTCTCTGAG CTGACATCACATCGAAGGCAAGTTTGTCCAGAAAGGCAGTTTTCATGCCGGGACTGTGGGGAGTCTTTCCGGGGTCCGGCCCTGCTGCGGAGTCACCGCTTAGCCCAACACCCGCCCCGCTCCGAGGCTGACCAGGACGGTGACGACACTACCAAGACCCACCGGTGTGGGAAGTGTGGCCGAGGGTTTGAGACAGAGGCTGAGCTCCTGCAGCACCAAGAAAATCACGCCGGGGACCAGCACTGCAATGGCAGAGCCCCCGCCAAGAGGAAGGGGCGTCCCCCTAAGACCGAGGAAGCAGCTAATGGGGAGAAGATGGGGAAGCGGAGGAAGAAGGCAGGGGAGGGTGAGGAAGGAGATGAGTCGAGCGTGAGCAATCATGCAGAAGCAGCGGTGGCCGCGCCAGTGGTGGCTGCACCAGCGGCGACTGCACCAGCAGCCGAGGCAAAGGGGAAGACAGGTGCCCGACGTGGGAGGCCTCCCAAGGTCGTCCAGGGGGCTGAGGCCAAAGTGGGCCAAGCCCAGGCCGACAACAAGAAAGCGGCCCGTCAGCACCCCTGCCCCGACTGCAAGCTTTCTTTTCCAGGCCTAGCCCAGCTGCGGCTTCACAAGAAGGAGAAGCACAGCCGGCCACCGCCCCCACGCAAGGCCTACCCATGTGGGGAATGTGAGGAGAGTTTCGCGCGGCCAGAGCAGCTGGAGGCACACATGGCACGGGCCCACTGCGCTGGCCGTCACGCCTGCCCCACCTGCGGCAAGAGCTTCGGCAGGGAGAGCAACCTGAAGGCACACCGGCAAGCGCACACCGAGGAGGGTGTGGCTGCCGAAGGAGGGAGGAGATAA